In a genomic window of Callithrix jacchus isolate 240 chromosome 22, calJac240_pri, whole genome shotgun sequence:
- the FFAR2 gene encoding free fatty acid receptor 2, which translates to MLDWESSLTLTAYIIIFLTGFPANLLALRAFMGRVRQPQPAPVHILLLSLTLADLLLLLLLPFKIIEAASNFRWYLPEIICALVGFGFYSSIYCSTWLLAGISIERYLGVAFPVQYKLSRRPLYGVIAALVAWIMSFGHCTIVIVVQYLNTTEQAKSGNEITCYENFTDEQLKVVLPVRLELCLVLFFIPMVVTIFCYWRFVRIMLSQPHVGAQRRHRAVGLAVVTLLNFLVCFGPYNVSHLVGYYQKKSPWWRTIAVVFSSLNASLDPLLFYFSSSVVRRAFGRGLQVLRNHGSSLLGRRSKDTAEGTNGDRGVSQGEGMPSSDFTTE; encoded by the coding sequence ATGCTGGACTGGGAGAGCTCCTTGACCCTCACGGCTTACATCATCATCTTCCTCACTGGCTTCCCTGCCAACCTCCTGGCCCTGCGGGCCTTCATGGGACGGGTCCGCCAGCCCCAGCCTGCACCTGTGCACATCCTCTTGCTCAGCCTGACGCTGGCCgacctcctcctgctgctgctgctgcccttcAAGATCATCGAGGCTGCCTCGAACTTTCGCTGGTACCTGCCCGAGATCATCTGCGCTCTCGTGGGTTTTGGCTTTTACAGCAGCATCTACTGCAGCACGTGGCTGCTGGCGGGCATCAGCATCGAGCGCTATCTGGGAGTGGCTTTCCCCGTGCAGTACAAGCTGTCCCGCCGGCCTCTGTATGGAGTGATTGCAGCCCTCGTGGCCTGGATTATGTCCTTTGGTCACTGCACCATCGTGATCGTTGTTCAGTATTTGAACACAACCGAGCAGGCCAAAAGTGGCAATGAAATTACCTGCTATGAGAACTTCACCGACGAACAGCTGAAGGTAGTGCTGCCCGTGCGGCTGGAGCTGTGCCTGGTCCTCTTCTTCATCCCCATGGTGGTCACCATCTTCTGCTACTGGCGTTTCGTGCGGATCATGCTCTCCCAGCCCCATGTGGGGGCCCAGAGGCGGCACCGGGCCGTGGGGCTGGCTGTGGTGACGCTGCTCAATTTCCTGGTGTGCTTTGGACCTTACAACGTGTCCCACTTGGTGGGGTATTACCAGAAGAAAAGCCCCTGGTGGCGGACAATTGCCGTGGTATTCAGTTCACTCAACGCCAGTCTGGACCCTCTGCTcttctatttctcttcttccGTGGTGCGCAGGGCATTTGGTAGAGGGCTGCAGGTGCTGCGGAATCACGGCTCCTCCCTGTTGGGACGCAGAAGCAAAGACACAGCAGAAGGGACAAATGGGGACAGGGGTGTGAGTCAGGGAGAGGGAATGCCGAGTTCAGACTTCACTACGGAGTAG